The Alnus glutinosa chromosome 7, dhAlnGlut1.1, whole genome shotgun sequence genome includes a region encoding these proteins:
- the LOC133872874 gene encoding E3 ubiquitin-protein ligase UPL7 codes for MDKPRKHQVSLRGASAKEITRDVLLEKVAQERELRNYARRASAAALFIQRVWRRYKVAKMAALQLQEEWETLVNHNAGGISGTWIANAVLRPFLFFTACLSVWHQKIQIRDIDCMQKCFRILLESLNSTDPNKNFCSLATGTLEERRIWFFQARKLISLCLFILSEFNKSHAGSRDNVILTSLGMRLVVFLTDLKGWKCITDANSQDADIAVRDLVWFMGSGKSSIYMSIRRYINTLDVSFSSQVNSSVQTDDKFLIAASAITLALRPFHVTNFDVSGPGMLDAHNAAEQYCVFLLTIPWLVQHLPAVLIPALKHKCILSPCFQTVLILKEKILTEMSEMNLSEIHYSSQVIPSVGWALANIVCLATGVGNDSADLGSFNQDLDCASYAHVVITLAENLLGWIENVGWVRKEKQDVQSDVSVEPIDRSLCETETTHGSLKMSYIDLLRPVCQQWHLTNLLAIMKTDSYTHGAETTPPNNIECLGKFELLDIAYFYSYMLRIFSVLNPTLGSLPVLNMLSFTPGFLVSLWGALEGILFPGNGHVAENNHLCISENSKKEKDGVFVKKQKGATKDGVNKWVSVLNKVTGKSQAGVDLTDGHPGTSQVDEDSCDVWDIEHLRCGPQGISKDMTCLLHLFCSAYSHLLLILDDIEFYEKQVPFTLEQQRRIASMLNTLVYNGLSHSIGQENRPLMDSAIRCLHLMYERDCRHQFCPPVLWLSPAQKNRPPISVAARTHEILSANLRTDDALTIPSVDSVITTTPHVFPFEERVEMFREFIKMDKASRKMAGEVAGPGSRSIEIVVRRDRIVEDGFQQLNSLGPRLRSSIHVSFVSECGLPEAGLDYGGLSKEFLTDISKAAFSPDYGLFSQTSTSDRLLIPNASARYIENGIQMIEFLGRVVGKALYEGILLDYSFSHVFVQKLLGRYSFLDELSTLDPELYRNLMYVKHYDGDVKELSLDFTVTEESFGKRHVIELKPGGKDLCVTDENKMQYVHEIADYKLNRQIFPFSNAFYRGLTDLISPSWLKLFNASEFNQLLSGGNHDIDVDDLKHNTRYTGGFSEGSRTVKIFWEVIREFEPKERCLLLKFVTSCSRAPLLGFKYLQPTFTIHKVACDVPLWATIGGQDVERLPSASTCYNTLKLPTYKRSSTLRAKLLYAISSNAGFELS; via the exons ATGGACAAACCTCGCAAGCAtcag GTATCATTAAGAGGAGCAAGCGCGAAGGAAATTACGAGGGATGTTCTACTTGAGAAGGTAGCTCAGGAAAGAGAGCTCCGCAACTATGCTAGGCGAGCTAGTGCAGCTGCTCTCTTTATTCAG AGAGTCTGGAGGCGCTACAAGGTTGCAAAGATGGCCGCTTTGCAGCTTCAAGAAGAATGGGAGACCTTGGTGAATCATAATGCTGGTGGGATTTCAGGAACATGGATTGCAAATGCTGTTTTgagaccttttcttttctttactgcATGTTTGTCAGTCTGGCATCAGAAGATCCAAATCAGAGATATAGACTGTATGCAAAAATGCTTTAGAATTCTATTGGAAAGCTTGAACTCAACTG ATCCAAATAAGAACTTTTGCTCCCTGGCAACTGGCACCCTTGAAGAGAGAAGAATATGGTTTTTTCAAGCACGGAAGCTTATTTCTCTCTGCCTTTTTATTCTTTCAGAGTTTAATAAATCTCATGCAGGGAGTCGAGATAATGTCATTCTTACCTCCTTAGGGATGCGTCTTGTTGTTTTCCTTACTGATCTCAAAGGGTGGAAATGCATTACAGATGCTAATAGTCAGGATGCAGATATAGCAGTGAGGGATTTAGTGTGGTTTATGGGGAGTGGTAAAAGTAGTATTTACATGTCTATTAGGAGATACATTAATACATTggatgtttctttttcttcacaaGTAAACAGCAGTGTCCAGACAGATGATAAATTTTTGATTGCTGCAAGTGCAATAACTTTAGCTTTACGCCCTTTTCACGTGACAAACTTTGATGTAAGTGGCCCTGGCATGTTGGACGCGCATAATGCTGCTGAGCAGTACTGTGTCTTTCTGCTTACAATTCCTTGGCTTGTTCAACATCTGCCAGCTGTTCTTATACCGGCTCTGAAGCACAAGTGTATTTTGTCTCCATGCTTCCAAACTGTACTG ATCTTGAAAGAGAAAATCTTAACAGAGATGTCAGAGATGAATCTGTCAGAGATACATTATTCTTCTCAGGTCATTCCGTCAGTTGGTTGGGCTCTTGCAAACATTGTATGCCTAGCAACGGGGGTTGGGAATGATTCTGCAGATCTTGGCTCGTTTAATCAAGATTTAGACTGTGCATCATATGCCCATGTTGTTATCACTCTTGCAGAAAACTTACTGGGTTGGATTGAGAATGTAGGATGGGTGAGGAAGGAGAAGCAAGATGTCCAAAGTGATGTCTCTGTAGAGCCCATTGATAGAAGTTTGTGTGAGACTGAGACAACGCATGGGTCCTTAAAGATGTCATACATAGATCTGCTAAGGCCTGTTTGTCAGCAGTGGCATCTCACAAATCTTTTGGCAATTATGAAAACAGATTCATACACTCATGGTGCTGAGACCACGCCACCAAATAATATAGAATGCTTGGGGAAGTTTGAACTGCTTGATATTGCATACTTTTACTCTTACATGCTCAGAATATTTTCAGTTTTGAATCCCACGCTTGGTTCATTGCCTGTTCTAAACATGCTATCTTTTACTCCCGGATTTCTTGTCAGTCTATGGGGGGCATTGGAAGGTATCCTTTTTCCTGGAAATGGTCATGTTGCTGAAAATAATCATCTTTGCATTAGtgagaattcaaaaaaagaaaaagatggggTTTTTGTGAAAAAGCAAAAAGGAGCCACTAAAGATGGTGTTAATAAGTGGGTCAGTGTACTAAATAAAGTTACTGGTAAGTCACAAGCTGGCGTTGATTTGACCGATGGTCATCCTGGGACTAGCCAGGTTGATGAGGACTCTTGTGATGTGTGGGATATCGAACATTTAAGGTGTGGTCCACAAGGTATTTCAAAAGATATGACATGCCTACTTCACCTTTTCTGTTCCGCCTACTCTCACCTGCTGCTAATTCTTGATGACATCGAGTTCTACGAAAaacag GTTCCATTTACTCTGGAGCAGCAACGAAGAATTGCATCAATGCTCAATACACTTGTGTATAACGGCTTGTCTCATAGTATTGGCCAGGAGAATAGACCCCTTATGGATTCTGCAATCAGATGCTTGCACTTAATGTATGAAAGGGATTGCAGGCACCAGTTTTGCCCCCCTGTTTTGTGGCTTTCACCTGCTCAAAAAAACCGGCCCCCAATTTCAGTAGCTGCCAGAACTCATGAAATTTTGTCAGCTAATCTAAgaacagatgatgctttgactATACCAAGTGTGGATTCTGTTATCACTACTACTCCACATGTGTTTCCTTTTGAAGAAAG AGTTGAAATGTTTAGAGAGTTCATCAAAATGGATAAAGCCTCCCGAAAAATGGCCGGTGAAGTTGCTGGACCTGGTTCACGATCAATTGAGATTGTAGTTCGTCGGGATCGCATTGTTGAAGATGGATTTCAACAATTAAATTCCCTTGGGCCAAGGTTGAGGTCATCAATCCATGTATCATTTGTGAGTGAATGTGGCCTTCCGGAGGCTGGTCTGGACTATGGTGGATTATCTAAGGAGTTCTTAACTGATATCTCAAAAGCAGCCTTTTCCCCTGA TTATGGTCTATTCTCCCAAACCTCAACTTCAGACAGACTTCTAATTCCTAATGCATCTGCAAGATATATAGAGAACGGTATCCAGATGATTGAGTTTCTTGGGAGAGTTGTTGGTAAAGCTCTTTATGAAGGAATTTTACTAGATTACTCGTTTTCACATGTTTTTGTACAAAAGCTGTTGGGCCGATATAGCTTTCTTGATGAATTATCAACCCTTGATCCGGAGCTCTACAGGAATCTCATGTATGTGAAG CATTATGATGGTGATGTGAAGGAACTCTCCCTAGATTTCACAGTTACTGAAGAATCATTTGGCAAACGACATGTTATTGAGCTGAAACCTGGTGGCAAGGATTTGTGTGTGACAGATGAGAACAAGATGCAGTATGTTCATGAAATTGCAGATTATAAACTGAACCGCCAG ATATTTCCCTTTTCAAATGCATTCTATAGAGGGTTAACAGATCTTATATCACCATCTTGGTTGAAGTTATTTAATGCAAGTGAATTCAATCAG TTGCTTTCAGGTGGAAACCATGATATAGACGTCGATGATTTAAAACATAACACACGATACACTGGTGGTTTCTCTGAGGGGAGCCGAACAGTTAAAATCTTTTGGGAG GTTATTAGAGAATTTGAACCAAAGGAACGTTGTTTGCTTCTTAAATTTGTGACCAGTTGTTCTCGAGCTCCATTACTTGGGTTCAAATACTTGCAGCCAACATTTACTATCCATAAG
- the LOC133872415 gene encoding pentatricopeptide repeat-containing protein At5g03800, protein MAAVLSSSPPRHLFFHFPSMPKTSPQPTPPSPFPSLSLFKRKPYHQLHFSAYCTQSLSSPNFLFASESYTHSSSSSPNGEEIFSIDGLFDLLRLSARYGDSQLARAVHSRILKLEEHTHLGNALIAAYLKLGLVSDAFSVLVGLSCPNVVSYTALISGLSKSRREDEAVELFFRMRESGIEPNEYSFVAILTACIRILELQLGLQVHAMVIKVGYLDSVFVSNALMGLYGKCGCLDFVLKLFDEMPHRDTTSWNTVISSVVKECMYDKAFKLFSDMKRNDGFTGDNFTLSILLTACSGSASFMKGQEVHAHAIKMGLEANLSVSNALIGFYTECGSVKDVTSLFEMTPTRDVITWTEMITAYMDFGLVELAVEIFGVMPERNSFSYNALLAGFCRNGKGTRALEFFENMVEDGVELTEFTLTSVLNACGLLMDCKTSEQIHGFILKIGFGSNACIEAALLDMCTRCGRMEDAKKMLSRWSFDEDSSMIRTSMICGYARNGQPDEAISLFNISQSEGTMVMDEVASTSVLGLCGTVGCQEMGKQIHCHALKTGFLSDLGVGNAVVSMYYKCWNMDDAIKIFTNMPTHDTVSWNGLLAGYLLHRQGDEALAIWSKMKKIGIKPDKVTFVLIISAYRTTSSNLVDDCRSLFLSMKNIYEIEPTSEHYASFVGVLGYWGLLEEAEEMISKMPFEPKASVWRALLDSCRIHSNTTIGKRVAKRILAMEPIDPSTYILVSNLYSASGRWHCSEMVREDMRERGFQKHPGRSWIIYQNKIHSFYARDKSHPQVKDIYSGLEILILECLKAGYVPDTSYVLHEVEEHQKKDFLFYHSAKLAATYGLLTTRPGKPIRILKNIILCGDCHTFLKYVSIITKREIFLRDSSGFHCFSRGHCSCKDYW, encoded by the coding sequence ATGGCGGctgttctctcttcctctccgCCCCGCCACCTCTTCTTTCACTTCCCCTCTATGCCCAAAACCTCTCCACAACCAACGCCTCCGTCACCATtcccttctctttctctcttcaaaCGCAAACCTTACCACCAGCTCCACTTTTCCGCTTACTGTACCCAATCCCTCTCGTCCCCAAACTTCCTTTTCGCCTCAGAATCTTACActcactcttcttcttcttccccaaaCGGCGAAGAAATTTTTTCTATTGACGGCTTATTCGATTTGCTTCGCCTCTCGGCTCGCTACGGCGATTCCCAGCTGGCCAGGGCTGTGCACTCGCGCATTCTCAAGCTCGAGGAACACACCCATCTGGGTAATGCGCTCATTGCGGCTTACCTCAAGCTGGGTTTGGTCTCTGACGCCTTTAGTGTTCTCGTGGGCCTTTCGTGCCCCAATGTGGTGTCTTATACGGCGTTGATATCGGGGTTATCGAAGTCGAGAAGAGAAGACGAGGCGGTGGAGCTTTTCTTTCGGATGAGGGAGTCAGGTATTGAGCCTAATGAGTATAGCTTTGTTGCAATTTTGACCGCTTGTATTCGGATTTTGGAGTTGCAATTGGGTTTACAGGTTCATGCTATGGTGATCAAAGTTGGGTATTTGGATTCTGTGTTTGTTTCGAATGCGCTAATGGGGTTGTACGGTAAGTGTGGGTGTTTGGATTTTGTGCTTAagttgtttgatgaaatgccgcATAGGGATACTACGTCGTGGAATACTGTTATATCGAGTGTGGTAAAGGAGTGTATGTACGATAAAGCATTCAAATTGTTTAGTGATATGAAGAGAAATGATGGGTTTACAGGTGATAATTTTACGCTTTCGATACTTTTGACTGCTTGTAGTGGCAGTGCTTCTTTCATGAAAGGCCAAGAAGTTCATGCCCATGCGATCAAGATGGGATTGGAGGCTAATTTGAGTGTTAGCAATGCGCTGATTGGGTTCTACACAGAGTGCGGGAGTGTAAAGGACGTGACATCTTTGTTTGAGATGACGCCCACAAGAGATGTTATTACTTGGACGGAAATGATTACTGCGTATATGGATTTTGGCTTGGTGGAGTTGGCTGTGGAGATATTTGGTGTGATGCCAGAGAggaattctttttcttataatGCACTTTTGGCAGGATTTTGTCGAAATGGCAAAGGCACTAGGGCACTGGAATTTTTCGAAAACATGGTAGAGGACGGGGTAGAGTTAACAGAATTCACTTTGACAAGTGTTCTTAATGCTTGTGGATTACTCATGGATTGTAAAACTAGTGAGCAGATTCATGGGTTCATTCTCAAGATTGGTTTTGGGTCAAATGCTTGTATTGAAGCAGCGCTGCTTGATATGTGTACAAGGTGTGGGAGGATGGAAGATGCCAAAAAGATGTTAAGTAGGTGGTCATTTGACGAAGACAGCTCTATGATTCGGACATCAATGATATGTGGTTATGCTCGAAATGGGCAACCAGACGAGGCAATTTCTCTCTTCAACATCAGTCAATCAGAAGGAACAATGGTTATGGATGAAGTTGCATCAACTTCAGTACTTGGTCTCTGTGGAACTGTAGGATGTCAAGAAATGGGGAAGCAAATACACTGCCATGCTCTAAAAACTGGCTTTCTATCTGATTTAGGGGTAGGAAATGCCGTAGTTAGCATGTATTATAAGTGTTGGAACATGGATGATGCAATTAAGATATTCACCAATATGCCCACACACGATACAGTTTCTTGGAATGGTTTGCTTGCTGGCTATCTTCTACACAGACAGGGTGATGAGGCCTTGGCTATCTGGTCAAAGATGAAGAAGATAGGCATAAAACCAGACAAAGTTACCtttgttttgataatttcaGCTTACAGAACCACTAGCTCCAATTTAGTTGATGATTGTCGTAGTTTGTTTCTCTCAATGAAAAACATTTATGAAATTGAGCCCACTTCAGAGCATTATGCATCCTTTGTTGGTGTTTTGGGTTATTGGGGTCTCCTGGAAGAAGCAGAGGAAATGATTAGTAAGATGCCTTTTGAGCCCAAGGCCTCTGTTTGGCGAGCTTTGCTTGATAGTTGCAGAATCCATTCGAATACAACCATAGGAAAACGGGTTGCAAAGCGTATACTTGCTATGGAGCCAATTGATCCATCTACATACATACTTGTATCAAATCTGTATTCTGCATCTGGGAGATGGCATTGTTCTGAAATGGTTAGGGAGGATATGAGAGAAAGGGGTTTCCAGAAACATCCAGGTCGAAGTTGGATCATTTATCAAAACAAGATACATTCTTTCTATGCCAGAGATAAATCCCATCCCCAGGTGAAAGACATCTATAGTGGATTAGAAATACTAATCTTAGAATGTCTAAAAGCTGGATATGTGCCAGACACAAGCTATGTTCTTCATGAAGTGGAGGAGCATCAGAAGAAGGATTTCTTGTTCTATCACAGTGCAAAACTAGCAGCAACTTACGGTCTTCTGACGACAAGGCCAGGAAAACCTATTCGGATCCTGAAGAACATCATTCTTTGCGGGGACTGCCACACATTCTTGAAGTATGTTTCCATCATTacaaagagagagatttttttaagAGATTCTTCAGGGTTTCATTGCTTTTCTAGAGGCCATTGCTCATGCAAAGATTACTGGTGA
- the LOC133872850 gene encoding beta-galactosidase 15-like, whose protein sequence is MMASSIFLFIFAFYLFGLPSFALNVSHDGRAITIDGERRILLSGSIHYPRSTPGMWPSLIKKAKEGGINTIETYVFWNAHEAQRRQYDFKGNLDLVRFLKTIQDEGLYAVLRIGPYVCAEWNYGGFPVWLHNIPGIKFRTKNDVFMNEMSNFTTVIVDMMKHENLFASQGGPIIISQIENEYGNVIGSYGNDGKEYVQWCASLAESYQIGVPWVMCQESDAPSPMINTCNGWYCDQFTPNNPNSPKMWTENWTGWYKGWGLQDPHRTAEDLSFAVARFFQYGGTFQNYYMYHGGTNFGRTSGGPYITTSYDYDAPLDEYGNLNQPKWGHLKQLHLLLRSMEKVLTHGSVRSIEYGNMMTATIYSYDGKSSCFFGNANSKDDATINFENTMYTVPAWSVTILPDCFTEVYNTAKVNSQTSVMVKKENAADDFEEPYTLKWQWRGEGFEHSNKNGIVEDSLMTAEQLLDQKAVSNDTSDYLWYITSFHVNNTDPILGKETTLQVNTAGHVIHAFVNGRHVGSQYAQNGKYSFTFESKIKLNVGRNEIALLSVTVGLPNYGANFDLVQTGISGPVNVVGRERLDEVAQKLGGDQKYIIQEVTKELAFNKWTYKIGLRGERQQLHDPMLSHKWRWFGNNLPTNKMFVWYKTTFKAPIGSDPVVVDLMGLGKGHAWVNGQSIGRYWLSYLANEDGCSPTCDYRGTYSNSKCLTNCGKPSQRWYHVPRDFLKNDDNTLVVFEEFGGNPWNVKFQTVTVGTACANAYEGTTLELSCQGGSVISQIKFASFGSPKGACGSFSAGQCESSSALSAIQKACIGKESCSIDVSESHLGPTGCKDTNRLAVEIIC, encoded by the exons ATGATGGCCtcatctattttcttatttatcttTGCCTTCTATTTATTCGGTTTGCCTTCTTTTGCCCTTAATGTTTCACATGATGGAAGAGCAATTACAATTGATGGGGAAAGGAGAATTCTATTGTCTGGTTCAATTCATTATCCCCGCAGTACTCCTGGA ATGTGGCCATCCTTgattaaaaaagcaaaagaggGTGGGATAAATACAATTGAGACTTACGTTTTTTGGAATGCTCATGAAGCTCAACGTCGTCAG taTGACTTTAAAGGAAATCTTGACCTTGTAAGATTTCTCAAAACCATACAAGATGAAGGACTTTATGCCGTTCTTAGGATTGGGCCATATGTATGTGCAGAATGGAATTACGG AGGGTTTCCAGTGTGGTTGCACAACATTCCAGGCATCAAGTTCAGGACCAAAAATGATGTGTTTATG AACGAGATGTCAAATTTTACGACCGTGATTGTGGACATGATGAAACATGAGAATCTCTTTGCTTCACAAGGCGGGCCTATAATTATTTCTCAG ATTGAAAACGAGTACGGTAATGTTATTGGGTCTTATGGAAATGATGGAAAAGAATACGTTCAATGGTGTGCTAGTTTGGCTGAATCTTACCAAATTGGTGTTCCCTGGGTTATGTGTCAAGAATCGGATGCTCCATCCCCAatg atTAATACTTGTAATGGCTGGTACTGTGATCAATTCACCCCTAACAATCCCAATAGTCCTAAAATGTGGACTGAGAATTGGACTGGCTg GTACAAAGGTTGGGGTTTGCAAGATCCACACAGAACTGCTGAAGACCTCTCTTTTGCTGTTGCACGGTTTTTTCAATATGGTGGCACTTTTCAAAACTATTACATG TACCATGGTGGAACTAATTTTGGCCGGACATCAGGGGGTCCATACATTACCACATCATACGATTACGATGCACCATTAGATGAATAtg GTAATTTGAACCAACCAAAGTGGGGACATTTAAAACAACTTCATCTCCTTCTAAGATCGATGGAGAAGGTTTTAACTCATGGCTCTGTGAGAAGTATTGAATATGGGAATATGATGAcg GCCACTATTTACAGTTATGATGGAAAATCAAGCTGTTTCTTTGGAAATGCAAATTCAAAAGACGATGCAACAATCAACTTTGAGAACACCATGTACACTGTACCAGCTTGGTCTGTCACTATCCTTCCTGATTGCTTTACTGAAGTCTACAACACTGCTAAG GTTAACAGTCAAACATCAGTAATGGTGAAGAAGGAAAATGCAGCAGATGATTTTGAAGAACCTTACACCTTGAAATGGCAATGGAGAGGTGAGGGCTTTGAGCATAGCAACAAAAATGGCATTGTTGAGGATAGTTTAATGACCGCTGAACAACTCTTAGACCAGAAGGCTGTCTCAAACGACACCAGTGACTACCTCTGGTATATCACCAG TTTCCATGTCAATAATACCGACCCAATTTTGGGCAAAGAGACAACTCTACAAGTTAATACCGCTGGACATGTAATTCATGCATTCGTCAATGGAAGACATGTTg GATCCCAATATGCTCAAAATGGAAAATACAGCTTCACTTTTGAGAGTAAAATCAAATTGAACGTTGGGAGGAATGAAATAGCTTTGCTTAGTGTCACCGTTGGACTGCCT AATTATGGTGCAAACTTTGATTTGGTGCAAACTGGTATTTCTGGTCCGGTTAATGTGGTTGGGAGAGAGAGACTTGATGAAGTTGCCCAAAAATTGGGGGGTGACCAGAAGTATATCATTCAGGAAGTAACGAAGGAACTGGCTTTCAACAAATGGACTTATAAGATTGGACTGCGCGGTGAAAGACAACAACTCCATGATCCTATGCTCTCACATAAATGGAGGTGGTTTGGAAATAATCTTCCAACAAACAAGATGTTTGTTTGGTACAAG ACAACGTTTAAGGCACCAATAGGGAGTGATCCAGTCGTGGTGGATTTGATGGGTTTGGGGAAGGGACATGCATGGGTGAATGGCCAGAGCATTGGGAGGTATTGGCTAAGTTACCTTGCAAATGAAGATGGATGTTCTCCAACGTGTGACTATCGTGGAACATACTCTAACAGTAAATGCTTGACTAACTGTGGGAAGCCTTCTCAACGATG GTACCATGTGCCTCGAGATTTTCTCAAAAACGATGACAACACCTTGGTTGTGTTTGAAGAGTTTGGAGGAAATCCTTGGAATGTTAAGTTTCAAACTGTCACTGTTGGTACAGCTTGTGCAAACGCTTATGAAGGAACAACCTTGGAATTGTCGTGCCAAGGAGGCAGTGTTATATCCCAAATCAAATTTGCTAGCTTTGGTTCACCAAAGGGTGCTTGTGGATCTTTCAGTGCTGGCCAGTGTGAGTCTTCTAGTGCTTTGTCGGCCATCCAAAAG GCGTGTATTGGCAAAGAAAGCTGTTCCATTGATGTCTCGGAAAGCCACCTTGGACCTACTGGTTGCAAAGACACTAATAGACTGGCTGTTGAAATTATATGTTAG